From Ancylobacter pratisalsi, one genomic window encodes:
- a CDS encoding TPM domain-containing protein encodes MLTETDHANVAAAIRQAEAGTAGEIRVVVLTRPLISHPFFGLMWAALLALVLPWPLAFVTTLGTPELLAVQAGAFVLGGALLTFTPLAAFAVPRFAREEAGRAAAVDHFLALGMHQTRGHTGVLIMVAPGEHLVEVVADAAIHAKVGHKAWEGVCAAVLAGARRERLGEGLADGVSEAGRILARHAPLQQGDTNELPDHLIVI; translated from the coding sequence ATGCTGACCGAGACGGACCATGCCAATGTTGCCGCCGCCATCCGGCAGGCGGAAGCCGGCACCGCCGGTGAAATTCGTGTCGTGGTGCTCACCCGCCCCCTGATCAGCCATCCGTTCTTCGGGCTGATGTGGGCGGCGCTGCTGGCGCTGGTGCTGCCGTGGCCGCTGGCCTTCGTGACCACGCTTGGCACGCCGGAGTTGCTGGCGGTCCAGGCCGGCGCGTTCGTTCTCGGCGGCGCACTGCTGACCTTCACACCCCTTGCCGCGTTCGCCGTGCCCCGCTTCGCCCGCGAGGAAGCCGGCCGGGCGGCGGCGGTCGATCATTTCCTCGCGCTCGGCATGCATCAGACCCGTGGGCATACCGGCGTGCTGATCATGGTCGCGCCCGGCGAGCATCTGGTCGAGGTGGTCGCCGATGCGGCCATCCATGCCAAGGTGGGCCATAAGGCCTGGGAGGGCGTGTGCGCGGCGGTTCTGGCCGGCGCGCGCCGGGAACGTCTTGGAGAGGGACTGGCGGACGGCGTGAGCGAAGCGGGCCGTATCCTCGCTCGTCACGCACCGCTTCAGCAGGGTGACACCAATGAGCTGCCGGACCACCTGATCGTTATCTGA
- a CDS encoding toll/interleukin-1 receptor domain-containing protein: MKIFISWSGERSEALAKALREWFPLVLHFVEPWLSQSDIQAGERWSVEIAKELEVCNFGVICITRENLSSPWILFEAGALAKSMQDGRVIPLLLDLDFKEVSGPLAQFQAKKSDSAGVKELVVSLNKAAQNPVPDAQLEKLFSALWTDLEKHISSIPKGTAAAKHNRPQGEILEELVSSVRTVEMRVRDAMDDDPLIRKRRRMRFHPDMMQMMMHRVAEGPRDPVQILFVAGLLRDDAPWLYELALEAYRSVRAGRKQEGQKALRRFRDALELLQRGPFFDELGFDKMALKMIRSDFFEMFEFMDFDEIEEGAENSGGRGKRLPPENKIP; the protein is encoded by the coding sequence ATGAAGATTTTTATCAGCTGGAGTGGAGAGCGGAGCGAAGCGCTAGCAAAGGCCCTCCGCGAGTGGTTTCCGCTAGTTCTTCACTTCGTAGAGCCTTGGCTTTCGCAGTCCGATATTCAGGCGGGAGAGCGTTGGAGCGTCGAAATTGCGAAAGAACTCGAAGTCTGCAATTTCGGAGTGATCTGTATAACAAGAGAGAATTTAAGTTCACCTTGGATTCTGTTCGAAGCCGGTGCTCTTGCGAAATCGATGCAAGACGGCAGAGTCATTCCTCTTTTACTTGATCTCGACTTCAAGGAAGTTTCAGGACCTCTGGCTCAATTTCAAGCAAAGAAATCAGACAGCGCTGGAGTCAAGGAGCTGGTTGTCAGCCTCAACAAAGCGGCACAAAATCCTGTGCCTGATGCCCAACTGGAAAAGCTTTTCTCAGCGCTTTGGACAGATCTCGAAAAGCATATTTCGTCAATTCCGAAGGGGACGGCAGCAGCAAAGCATAACCGTCCGCAAGGTGAGATTCTCGAAGAACTGGTCTCGAGTGTTCGAACCGTAGAGATGCGCGTTCGTGATGCGATGGATGATGATCCATTAATCAGGAAGCGGCGACGGATGCGATTTCATCCTGATATGATGCAAATGATGATGCACCGCGTTGCAGAAGGGCCTCGTGATCCCGTTCAAATTCTGTTTGTTGCAGGCCTGCTTCGAGACGACGCGCCTTGGCTGTACGAACTGGCACTTGAAGCTTACCGCTCGGTACGTGCAGGCCGAAAGCAAGAGGGTCAGAAAGCTCTTCGACGATTTCGTGATGCGTTAGAATTGTTGCAGCGCGGCCCGTTCTTTGATGAACTTGGGTTTGATAAGATGGCTCTCAAAATGATCCGCTCTGACTTCTTTGAAATGTTCGAGTTCATGGATTTCGACGAGATCGAAGAGGGTGCCGAAAACTCGGGAGGTCGCGGCAAGCGTCTGCCTCCCGAGAACAAAATTCCCTGA
- a CDS encoding recombinase family protein has product MTRVALYARYSSDHQREASIEDQLRLCREQARRDTWNVVAAYKDAGISGSSMILRPGIQMLLQDAQTGQFDVVMAEALDRISRDQADIATLFKHLKFAGVPIVTLAEGEISELHVGLKGTMNALFLKDLAAKTHRGLRGRIEDGKSGGGLCYGYKVVKKLDTYGNPVRGGREIDEVEANIVRRVFREFAEGVGPRTIARRLNEEGIPGPSGKLWSDTTIRGHVKRGTGLVNNELYIGRLLWNRLRYVKDPSTGKRVSRMNPQSEWIAKDVPELRIVDDELWQAVRERQGEITEKYVNVTEAIRDHHTKNRLNGGRRPKSLLSGLIFCGCCGGPYSMRGSDRFACSNHISKGSCSNSRTIPREDLERRVLAGLKGRMMAPEVAAEAMRAYADETNRLNRERRSNGDAWKAELVKVEKQIRGIIEAIKAGMFHESMKAEMDTLEARKKELSELLVDVPNDVPDMLARAAAIYASKVATLTHALNRPEDRPQAAEALRMLIERIVLTPGNERGEMFAALHGELRTILEWTERQAIGKTGKTTKPAAEAAGLSVSVVAGGRNRVIDADEDPERQAMSASA; this is encoded by the coding sequence ATGACCCGCGTCGCGCTCTATGCCCGCTATTCCTCAGATCATCAGCGGGAAGCCTCAATCGAAGACCAGCTTCGCCTCTGCCGGGAGCAGGCGAGACGCGACACGTGGAACGTGGTCGCCGCTTACAAGGACGCAGGGATTTCCGGTTCCAGCATGATCCTGCGCCCCGGCATCCAGATGCTGTTGCAGGACGCGCAGACGGGGCAGTTTGATGTGGTGATGGCCGAGGCGCTGGATCGCATCAGCCGCGACCAGGCGGACATTGCGACGCTCTTCAAGCACCTCAAATTCGCCGGTGTGCCGATCGTCACATTGGCCGAAGGCGAGATCAGCGAATTGCACGTCGGCCTGAAGGGCACGATGAACGCGCTTTTCCTCAAGGACCTTGCCGCCAAGACGCATCGCGGCCTCCGTGGTCGTATCGAGGACGGCAAGTCGGGCGGTGGGCTCTGCTACGGCTACAAGGTGGTGAAGAAGCTCGACACATACGGCAATCCCGTTCGGGGAGGCCGTGAGATCGACGAGGTCGAAGCCAACATTGTTCGACGTGTGTTTCGCGAATTCGCGGAGGGCGTCGGTCCGCGCACAATTGCGCGGCGACTGAACGAGGAGGGCATTCCAGGCCCGAGCGGCAAACTGTGGAGCGACACAACGATCCGCGGTCACGTCAAGCGCGGAACCGGCCTGGTGAACAATGAGCTCTATATCGGCCGCTTGCTCTGGAACCGGCTTCGATATGTCAAAGACCCGTCAACCGGGAAGCGGGTCTCGCGGATGAATCCGCAGTCGGAATGGATCGCCAAGGACGTCCCTGAACTGCGAATCGTCGACGACGAGCTGTGGCAAGCCGTGCGCGAGCGGCAAGGCGAGATCACCGAGAAGTATGTGAATGTCACCGAGGCGATCCGTGATCACCATACCAAGAATCGATTGAACGGCGGCCGCAGGCCGAAATCGCTGCTCTCGGGGCTGATATTCTGCGGCTGCTGTGGTGGCCCGTACTCCATGCGCGGATCCGACCGCTTCGCTTGCTCAAACCACATCAGCAAGGGTAGCTGCTCCAACAGCCGGACGATCCCGCGCGAGGACTTGGAGCGCCGCGTGCTGGCCGGTCTCAAGGGCCGGATGATGGCACCTGAGGTCGCGGCAGAGGCGATGCGCGCTTATGCCGATGAGACGAACCGGCTCAATCGGGAACGCCGCTCAAATGGCGACGCCTGGAAAGCCGAGCTGGTCAAGGTGGAGAAGCAGATCAGGGGCATCATCGAGGCCATCAAGGCTGGGATGTTCCATGAGAGCATGAAGGCCGAAATGGACACATTGGAGGCCCGAAAGAAGGAGCTTTCGGAGTTACTGGTCGATGTCCCCAACGACGTGCCGGACATGCTGGCGAGGGCCGCGGCCATCTATGCGAGCAAGGTCGCGACTCTGACCCACGCGCTGAACAGGCCAGAGGATAGGCCTCAGGCAGCGGAAGCCTTGCGGATGCTGATCGAGCGGATCGTGCTCACGCCCGGCAATGAACGAGGCGAGATGTTCGCGGCATTGCACGGCGAACTGCGCACCATCCTCGAATGGACCGAGCGCCAGGCCATCGGAAAGACCGGTAAAACAACAAAACCCGCAGCCGAGGCTGCGGGTTTGTCGGTATCAGTGGTTGCGGGGGGGCGCAACCGCGTGATCGACGCCGACGAAGACCCCGAACGCCAGGCTATGTCCGCGTCCGCCTAG
- a CDS encoding helix-turn-helix domain-containing protein has translation MQLFFKKSNFDGALNVTEISPAQCRGARGMLGWSQAELAAAAQVSRPTIVDFERGVRVPHAGNLASIVAALEQAGIEFTPENGGGAGVRLRKPPTSP, from the coding sequence ATGCAGTTGTTTTTCAAAAAGTCAAACTTTGACGGTGCCTTGAACGTGACGGAAATTTCGCCCGCCCAATGCCGTGGAGCGCGAGGGATGCTCGGTTGGAGTCAGGCTGAGCTTGCGGCAGCGGCACAGGTGTCTCGTCCGACCATTGTGGACTTTGAGCGCGGCGTTCGCGTTCCACACGCGGGTAATCTGGCCTCCATCGTCGCAGCGCTTGAGCAAGCCGGCATTGAGTTCACCCCCGAGAACGGTGGCGGTGCCGGTGTGCGCCTTCGGAAGCCACCAACGTCCCCATAG
- a CDS encoding diguanylate cyclase: MSMPDKLLALYENSQVLVAAYDDFDRLRYANRSFRETFFLEPDEEPFWHALMRRNFEAGRGTVIRASDFDEWLTATLSRRGKIGFRAFETDLVGGRWLWMTEAVDSDGWMLCIASDITALKASSRTLRQDRDFAMKAAYTDDLTGVNNRRYAMARIEDMLASPKADPLAGCVAMLDLDNFKYINDRYGHRAGDFILKDFAKRIQEQVRRADCFGRVGGEEFILVFPTTSISEAELIVERMLGLIRISRPLPEDPDFHYSFSAGLAAATHGDTASDLCAKADRALYAAKMAGRNCIVLEKDLATDALRRRGSD, encoded by the coding sequence ATGAGCATGCCCGACAAGCTCCTGGCACTTTACGAGAATTCGCAGGTCCTCGTGGCCGCCTATGATGACTTCGACCGCCTGAGATATGCGAACAGGTCCTTTCGGGAGACCTTTTTTCTCGAGCCGGACGAAGAGCCCTTCTGGCATGCTCTCATGCGGAGGAACTTCGAAGCCGGCCGTGGCACCGTCATCCGCGCATCCGACTTCGACGAGTGGTTGACGGCGACACTTTCGCGACGCGGCAAGATCGGCTTCCGCGCCTTCGAGACCGACCTGGTCGGGGGGCGATGGCTCTGGATGACCGAGGCGGTGGATAGCGACGGCTGGATGCTCTGCATTGCAAGCGACATCACTGCCCTCAAGGCGAGCAGCCGGACCCTTCGTCAGGACCGCGACTTCGCGATGAAGGCGGCCTACACGGACGACCTCACAGGCGTGAATAACCGCCGATACGCCATGGCGCGCATTGAGGACATGCTTGCCAGCCCGAAGGCCGACCCGCTCGCGGGCTGCGTTGCCATGCTCGACCTCGACAACTTCAAGTACATCAACGATCGGTACGGACACCGGGCCGGCGATTTCATTCTGAAAGATTTCGCGAAGCGCATACAGGAACAGGTTCGACGCGCGGACTGCTTCGGGCGTGTCGGCGGAGAAGAATTTATCCTGGTTTTCCCCACGACATCCATCAGCGAAGCGGAACTTATTGTCGAACGGATGCTGGGTCTTATCCGCATCTCTCGGCCACTGCCGGAAGATCCGGATTTCCATTATTCATTTTCAGCCGGACTGGCAGCGGCGACGCACGGCGATACGGCCTCGGACCTGTGCGCGAAGGCGGATCGAGCGCTCTATGCCGCCAAGATGGCAGGCCGCAACTGCATCGTTCTGGAGAAGGACCTGGCGACCGATGCGTTGAGGCGCCGCGGGTCGGATTAA
- a CDS encoding SDR family NAD(P)-dependent oxidoreductase, with the protein MTVRTALISGGNRGIGAATGRALAGAGWNVSLGMRAPVRPDWADTVPGAIHVHAYDATEPASAAAWVAAARERFGGIDAVVANAGIMVRKDVIEAEDADLEALMQVNVAAPRTLVKAAWEDLVATGRGRVIIVSSLSGKRVKSAISGLYSVSKFAATGLAHAIRHVGFEHGIRVTAVCPGFVATDMGLPLADVPASELTSPEDIARSIAFLIELPNTSSVAEFAVNCRLEESF; encoded by the coding sequence ATGACCGTCCGCACCGCACTGATATCTGGTGGCAATCGCGGCATTGGCGCCGCCACCGGCCGGGCCCTGGCGGGCGCTGGCTGGAATGTCTCTCTCGGCATGCGCGCGCCCGTGCGCCCCGACTGGGCCGACACGGTTCCCGGAGCCATCCATGTTCACGCCTATGACGCGACCGAGCCGGCGAGCGCCGCCGCCTGGGTCGCGGCCGCGCGTGAGCGCTTCGGCGGCATCGATGCCGTGGTGGCCAATGCGGGCATCATGGTGCGCAAGGACGTGATCGAGGCCGAGGATGCCGATCTCGAAGCGCTCATGCAGGTCAACGTCGCCGCTCCGCGCACGCTGGTGAAGGCGGCGTGGGAGGACCTCGTCGCCACCGGGCGAGGGCGGGTGATCATCGTCTCCTCGCTGTCGGGCAAGCGTGTGAAGTCGGCGATATCCGGGCTCTACTCGGTGTCGAAATTCGCCGCGACCGGACTCGCCCACGCCATCCGCCATGTCGGCTTTGAGCACGGCATTCGGGTGACTGCGGTGTGTCCCGGCTTCGTCGCCACCGACATGGGCCTGCCGCTGGCCGACGTGCCGGCGTCGGAGTTGACCTCGCCGGAGGATATCGCCCGGTCCATCGCCTTCCTCATCGAGCTGCCCAACACGTCAAGCGTGGCGGAATTCGCGGTGAACTGCCGGCTGGAGGAGTCCTTCTGA
- a CDS encoding type II toxin-antitoxin system prevent-host-death family antitoxin, whose product MARVGSLEFQRKFGEFQHQAQREPVEITRHGRREFVLMSADHYDWLRAAAQRTHRTADAIDVVINAVERAEMDAEHAHLNDLLK is encoded by the coding sequence ATGGCGAGAGTTGGCTCCCTCGAGTTCCAGCGCAAGTTCGGCGAGTTCCAGCATCAGGCACAGCGTGAGCCCGTGGAGATCACGCGGCACGGACGCCGCGAGTTCGTGCTGATGTCGGCTGACCATTATGACTGGCTACGGGCCGCCGCGCAGCGGACCCACCGCACGGCCGACGCCATCGATGTGGTGATCAACGCGGTGGAGCGCGCGGAGATGGACGCCGAGCACGCGCACCTGAACGACCTGTTGAAGTAG
- a CDS encoding TPM domain-containing protein, with protein sequence MTPRSASRTAALLALAWLVIVAGLNPARADFSFPALSGRVVDAARVLSPAARAALEAKLAAQEAGTTDQFVVATVPSLEGTSVEDYANRLFRFWKLGQADKDNGVLLLVAPNERRVRIEVGYGLEGVLPDAVASTIIQTAIIPAFRKGDFAGGIEKGADAVMEVLNLDPEEAKARARTAAEPGMSADDWAPIIFFVLMLVFWSFVFYRQARSGHLRTRGRRGGSAGTLAGGAAGWDWSRHSGRGGFSGGGGGGFSGGGGSSGGGGASGSW encoded by the coding sequence GTGACCCCGCGTTCCGCCTCCCGCACGGCCGCGCTTCTGGCGCTCGCCTGGCTCGTCATTGTCGCAGGCCTCAATCCGGCGCGGGCGGATTTCTCCTTTCCAGCCCTTTCCGGGCGTGTGGTCGATGCGGCCCGGGTGCTTTCTCCCGCCGCCCGTGCCGCGCTGGAGGCGAAGCTCGCCGCTCAGGAAGCTGGGACAACGGATCAGTTCGTGGTCGCCACCGTGCCCTCTCTGGAAGGCACCTCGGTGGAGGACTATGCCAACCGGCTGTTCCGGTTCTGGAAGCTCGGACAGGCTGACAAGGACAATGGCGTGCTGCTGCTGGTGGCGCCCAACGAAAGGCGGGTCCGCATCGAGGTCGGCTACGGGCTCGAAGGGGTTCTGCCCGACGCGGTGGCGAGCACCATCATCCAGACCGCCATCATCCCGGCCTTCCGAAAGGGCGATTTCGCCGGCGGCATCGAGAAGGGCGCCGACGCGGTGATGGAGGTGCTGAACCTCGATCCCGAAGAGGCGAAAGCACGTGCCCGCACGGCCGCCGAGCCGGGCATGAGCGCCGACGACTGGGCACCCATCATCTTCTTCGTGCTGATGCTCGTGTTCTGGTCCTTCGTCTTCTACCGGCAGGCCCGATCCGGCCACCTGCGCACGCGCGGGCGGCGGGGCGGGAGCGCGGGCACGCTGGCCGGCGGCGCGGCGGGATGGGACTGGTCGCGCCACAGTGGCAGGGGTGGCTTCTCAGGCGGCGGAGGCGGCGGGTTCTCGGGAGGCGGGGGCTCTTCCGGCGGTGGCGGGGCTTCGGGAAGTTGGTGA
- a CDS encoding HNH endonuclease: MLKDCILCQLPIPEKTKPEHVLLKALGGRMTVHDIVCPDCNHQMGIGPDHDLARSTENIRNLADLKAGDGGSAPLIHGLEHQGERFDLEPGMRTRVKAKKPLDVQFDGDEIRVAIEAFSEKSADGLLKGAATKIAKQLGHTHPAVIDAIEQDLRKDLRRGYRPAPSVVGHLPFGAGASLQSMAKACLVLWARQCGNAEVTTAKFDEVRSFIRFGKRPDHETDLLTLDARPLPSCPDQFSCHPVFIWVGSDANGAVYGYFRLYGAIGWRFRLTTGGSMPDRRFCLISNPYENRIWDLLAGEDNFIDQAWIWRACPPDDADLAHVKSRIGEMIHAAQGQSREHWIHDFVTQRLGEENGPVSSEQLEKMVRDFAAAMTSMVLRKRIDVDDV, from the coding sequence ATGCTCAAGGACTGCATTCTTTGCCAACTGCCTATCCCGGAGAAGACCAAACCCGAGCATGTGCTGCTCAAAGCGTTGGGGGGGCGCATGACGGTGCACGATATTGTTTGCCCGGATTGCAATCACCAGATGGGCATTGGGCCGGACCATGACTTGGCCCGGTCAACGGAAAACATCAGGAATCTCGCCGATTTGAAAGCCGGAGACGGCGGCAGCGCGCCGCTCATTCACGGCCTCGAGCATCAGGGTGAAAGGTTCGACCTCGAACCCGGAATGCGAACCCGGGTCAAGGCAAAGAAGCCGCTCGATGTTCAGTTCGACGGTGACGAAATTCGAGTTGCCATCGAAGCATTCTCAGAGAAATCCGCTGACGGGCTTCTTAAGGGTGCGGCGACCAAGATTGCCAAGCAACTGGGCCATACTCACCCGGCGGTGATCGACGCGATTGAACAGGATCTGCGGAAAGATCTGCGCAGAGGCTATAGGCCGGCGCCGTCAGTGGTAGGGCACCTGCCTTTTGGTGCGGGTGCCTCCCTGCAGTCAATGGCCAAAGCCTGTCTTGTCCTGTGGGCCCGGCAGTGTGGCAACGCCGAGGTCACCACCGCCAAGTTTGACGAGGTTCGTTCGTTCATCCGGTTCGGGAAACGCCCGGATCACGAAACGGACTTGCTAACCCTTGATGCACGTCCTCTCCCAAGCTGCCCGGACCAATTTTCATGTCATCCCGTATTCATCTGGGTCGGCAGTGATGCGAATGGGGCCGTCTATGGATACTTTCGTCTCTACGGCGCCATCGGCTGGCGTTTTCGGCTGACGACGGGCGGTTCCATGCCCGATCGCAGATTCTGCCTGATCTCAAACCCTTATGAGAACCGCATCTGGGATCTGTTGGCAGGTGAGGACAACTTCATCGATCAGGCGTGGATCTGGAGGGCATGCCCCCCGGATGATGCGGACCTGGCGCATGTGAAATCCCGTATCGGGGAGATGATACACGCAGCCCAGGGGCAGTCTCGGGAGCATTGGATTCACGATTTCGTCACGCAGCGCCTGGGGGAAGAGAATGGTCCTGTTTCCTCAGAGCAACTGGAGAAAATGGTGAGGGATTTCGCGGCAGCCATGACATCCATGGTGCTGCGCAAGAGAATTGACGTCGACGATGTGTGA
- a CDS encoding SHOCT domain-containing protein, translated as MMLARNLLIDVDGVEMNETQSVKQRFIEDFAARHGLGTDAVDTLLRAVSAGGGTMAQFSHPELGGMGQWTRGGMIMVGDMFNQGLKYRVDTLCTEISDALMQNHALAAELRSHASGGQGYGMGAWWPEEFGNPSSSGAQNDLRYAFFPGARRLVVEKAGAQAIYDTGEHMISGVSQQQGGDQSLSFSSQFGVVQLTNLPRIEHAGHRESLSDSTPWKEQPTTDAPVLAQAPHPSPMPPSSPVPAAAPPRAPVASAPAASEPGARAVDDIFAVIERLADLRAKGILSEEEFAAKKAELLARL; from the coding sequence ATGATGCTGGCCCGCAACCTCTTGATCGATGTCGACGGAGTGGAAATGAACGAGACGCAGAGCGTGAAACAGCGTTTCATCGAGGACTTCGCCGCCCGCCACGGGCTCGGCACCGACGCTGTCGATACATTGCTGCGTGCCGTCTCGGCCGGCGGTGGCACCATGGCCCAGTTCAGCCACCCGGAACTCGGCGGCATGGGCCAGTGGACGCGCGGCGGCATGATCATGGTCGGCGACATGTTCAATCAGGGGCTCAAATACCGGGTCGACACGCTGTGCACCGAGATTTCCGATGCGCTGATGCAGAACCATGCACTGGCTGCCGAGCTCCGCTCGCACGCATCCGGTGGCCAGGGCTATGGCATGGGCGCGTGGTGGCCGGAGGAGTTCGGGAATCCGAGTTCCTCGGGCGCGCAGAACGACCTGCGCTATGCCTTCTTTCCCGGCGCCCGGCGGCTGGTGGTTGAGAAGGCGGGCGCGCAGGCGATCTACGATACCGGCGAGCACATGATTTCCGGTGTGTCGCAGCAGCAGGGAGGCGACCAGTCGCTGAGCTTCTCCAGCCAGTTCGGCGTGGTGCAGCTCACCAACCTGCCGCGGATCGAGCATGCAGGGCATCGGGAGAGCCTGTCGGACAGCACGCCGTGGAAGGAACAGCCGACGACCGACGCGCCGGTGCTGGCGCAGGCGCCTCACCCCTCTCCCATGCCGCCCTCGTCTCCGGTTCCGGCTGCCGCGCCCCCGCGCGCACCCGTCGCGTCCGCACCTGCCGCGTCCGAACCGGGCGCGCGCGCTGTTGACGACATCTTCGCCGTTATCGAGCGCCTCGCCGATCTGAGAGCCAAGGGCATTCTGTCCGAGGAAGAATTCGCGGCAAAGAAAGCCGAACTGCTTGCACGGCTGTGA
- a CDS encoding NAD(P)/FAD-dependent oxidoreductase: MSKFSPFDTTLWYATAQPAPLTFPLEERVEADVCVVGAGYTGLTTCLELARRGVKVVLLEAREAGFGGSGRNAGHCTPTFSYYSLDSLRKLLGEPWAERLIHRQTRANDRVGDMIRDYQIDCEWQQKGYVMGALRPGAVEVLKGKVDSYNAVGARTRLLSREEAAEMTGSPRLYGGWLHEEAGHMNPLGYARGLARAAMQEGVSLYTRSPAEAVEKEGARWKVKTPKGEVVAEKVIFATGAYTVKGWPRLDETFKILKVFIAATQPLDAETRRTVLPQNTTMHDGRGDIYVYKYNAEGRIVASMFPMGKRGVDLDYTRQVMTDRLKWLHPQIREPIRWEYLWFGELDMQVKTVPRLYGLGPGIVALTGLSGRGVPTGSMLGGILAEWALGVPESELSLKVEPMKAAPFYMDYAPKLRLRYFRLQDGRAARREGAELPPHA; the protein is encoded by the coding sequence ATGAGCAAGTTTTCCCCTTTCGATACAACGCTCTGGTACGCCACCGCGCAGCCGGCGCCGTTGACGTTTCCACTTGAGGAACGGGTCGAGGCCGATGTCTGCGTGGTCGGTGCCGGCTACACCGGGCTCACGACCTGCCTCGAACTCGCGCGGCGGGGCGTGAAGGTGGTGCTGTTGGAGGCCCGGGAAGCCGGCTTCGGCGGCTCGGGCCGCAATGCCGGGCACTGCACCCCGACCTTCAGCTATTACAGCCTCGATTCCCTCAGAAAGCTGCTCGGCGAGCCTTGGGCCGAGCGGCTGATCCATCGCCAGACCCGGGCCAATGACCGCGTCGGGGACATGATCCGCGATTACCAGATCGACTGCGAATGGCAGCAGAAGGGCTACGTCATGGGCGCGCTGCGCCCCGGCGCGGTCGAGGTGCTGAAGGGCAAGGTCGATTCCTACAATGCGGTCGGCGCCCGCACGCGGCTGCTCTCACGCGAGGAGGCCGCCGAGATGACCGGCAGCCCGCGCCTCTATGGAGGCTGGCTCCATGAGGAAGCCGGCCACATGAACCCGCTGGGCTACGCGCGTGGGCTCGCCCGCGCGGCGATGCAGGAGGGGGTGTCTCTCTACACTCGCTCGCCCGCCGAGGCGGTGGAGAAAGAGGGCGCGCGCTGGAAGGTAAAGACGCCGAAGGGGGAGGTCGTCGCCGAGAAGGTGATCTTCGCGACCGGCGCCTACACCGTGAAGGGGTGGCCCAGGCTCGACGAGACCTTCAAGATCCTCAAGGTCTTCATCGCGGCGACGCAGCCGCTGGATGCTGAGACGCGCCGGACCGTGCTGCCGCAGAACACCACCATGCATGACGGGCGCGGCGATATCTATGTCTACAAATACAATGCCGAAGGCCGCATCGTCGCCTCGATGTTTCCCATGGGGAAGCGCGGCGTCGACCTCGATTACACCCGGCAGGTGATGACCGATCGGCTGAAATGGCTGCACCCGCAGATCCGGGAGCCTATCCGCTGGGAATATCTCTGGTTTGGCGAACTCGACATGCAGGTGAAGACGGTTCCTCGCCTCTACGGCCTCGGGCCGGGCATCGTGGCGCTCACCGGCCTGTCGGGTCGCGGGGTGCCGACGGGCTCCATGCTGGGCGGGATCCTCGCCGAATGGGCGCTCGGCGTGCCGGAGAGCGAGCTGTCGCTGAAGGTCGAGCCGATGAAGGCGGCGCCCTTTTACATGGACTACGCGCCGAAGCTGCGGCTGCGCTATTTCCGCCTCCAGGATGGCCGGGCGGCCCGGCGCGAGGGCGCCGAACTGCCACCACACGCATGA
- a CDS encoding LemA family protein → MPNLPSHSNFWRRLLAPLLLVTLAMGLAGCGVNNIPTNEEKAKAAWSDVLNQYQRRAELIPNLVETVKGYAQHESDVLTQVTEARAKATSIKVDASTITDPEQFKQFQQAQSQLSGALGRLIAVSEAYPDLKANQNFLALQAQIEGTENRIAVARRDYIEAVRVYNTELRTFPGVLWANTLYRNSKPMETFTIAEEQMKAPQVKFN, encoded by the coding sequence ATGCCGAACCTTCCGAGCCATTCGAATTTCTGGCGCCGTCTCCTCGCGCCGCTGCTTCTGGTTACCCTCGCCATGGGCCTCGCCGGCTGCGGGGTGAACAACATCCCCACCAATGAGGAGAAGGCCAAGGCGGCGTGGAGCGACGTGCTGAACCAGTATCAGCGCCGGGCCGAGTTGATCCCCAACCTTGTCGAGACCGTGAAGGGCTACGCCCAGCACGAGAGCGACGTGCTCACCCAGGTGACGGAGGCCCGCGCCAAGGCGACATCGATCAAGGTCGACGCCTCCACCATCACCGATCCCGAGCAGTTCAAGCAGTTCCAGCAGGCACAGTCGCAGCTTTCCGGGGCGCTCGGCCGGCTGATCGCGGTGTCTGAAGCCTACCCGGACCTGAAGGCGAACCAGAACTTCCTCGCCCTTCAGGCCCAGATCGAAGGCACGGAGAACCGCATCGCCGTGGCGCGACGCGATTACATCGAGGCGGTGCGGGTTTATAACACCGAGCTGCGCACCTTCCCCGGCGTCCTGTGGGCCAACACGCTCTATCGCAACAGCAAGCCGATGGAGACCTTTACCATTGCCGAGGAGCAGATGAAGGCTCCACAGGTCAAGTTCAACTGA